One region of Terriglobales bacterium genomic DNA includes:
- a CDS encoding DUF5989 family protein yields the protein MAGVEGRLGTVVELFRYVCGRKQWWLIPLLVIVLLTGLLIVFAQFSAVTRFVYPGF from the coding sequence TTGGCAGGAGTTGAAGGCAGGCTGGGAACGGTCGTCGAATTGTTTCGCTACGTGTGCGGCCGCAAGCAGTGGTGGCTGATTCCGCTGCTGGTCATCGTTCTGCTCACCGGGTTGTTGATCGTCTTCGCGCAATTCTCAGCCGTCACGCGCTTCGTGTATCCAGGTTTCTAG